The Dissulfurirhabdus thermomarina DNA window CTCCAGGCCATCCTCGACGACATGAACATGGTGGCCGAAGGGGTGAAGACCTCCCGGGCCGCCAGGGACCTCGCCGCCCGGCACGGCGTGGAGATGCCCATCACCGAGCAGGTATGCCGGGTCCTGCACGAGGGGTTCGACCCGCGGGAGGCGGTTCGGGAGCTCATGCTCCGGCCGCCCCGGGCCGAGGCGGAATTCGTCTGAGGCGTTGCCGGGGGCGGCACTCCGGCGCGCGACCGGGAGGTATCGTGGAGATCCGGAAGATCCTTTTCCCCGTGGACCTGGCCGACCCGGCCGGGGCCGAGGCGGTGGCGGCGCGGGTCCGCGCCTTCGCCGAGGCCTTCGGGGCCGAGGTCCTGGCCGTCCACGTGGTGGCGGAACTCGCCGACATGAGCGGGCTGTCGGTGCCCGCCGAGACCCTGTCTGGCCTCGAGGCCGACGCCGTGGCGGGGGCCGAGCGGAAGCTCGCGGCCTTCGTGGCGGACCGCCTCGGCGGCCTGCCCGTGGCCACCCAGGTCCGCCTGGGCGACGTGGCGGAAGAGCTTCTGGCGGCCGTCGGCGAC harbors:
- a CDS encoding universal stress protein encodes the protein MEIRKILFPVDLADPAGAEAVAARVRAFAEAFGAEVLAVHVVAELADMSGLSVPAETLSGLEADAVAGAERKLAAFVADRLGGLPVATQVRLGDVAEELLAAVGDSGADLVIMGTHGRKGLDWVVFGSVAARLVRAAAVPVLTVNPGTGAG